From the Rhinatrema bivittatum chromosome 3, aRhiBiv1.1, whole genome shotgun sequence genome, one window contains:
- the YPEL5 gene encoding protein yippee-like 5 — MGRIFLDHIGGTRLFSCANCDTILTNRSELISTRFTGATGRAFLFNKVVNLQYSEVQDRVMLTGRHMVRDVSCKNCNSKLGWIYEFATEDSQRYKEGRVILERALVRESEGFEEHVPSDNS; from the exons ATGGGCAGAATTTTCTTGGATCATATTGGTGGCACACGCCTGTTTTCCTGTGCAAATTGTGACACAATTCTGACCAATCGCTCGGAACTTATCTCCACTCGCTTCACAGGAGCCACTGGGAGAGCCTTCCTCTTTAACAAG gtggtAAATCTACAGTACAGTGAAGTCCAGGACCGGGTCATGCTCACAGGCCGTCACATGGTTCGCGACGTGAGCTGCAAGAACTGCAACAGTAAACTGGGCTGGATCTACGAGTTTGCCACGGAAGACAGCCAGCGCTACAAAGAAGGGCGCGTGATTCTGGAGCGGGCCCTCGTGCGAGAAAGCGAGGGCTTCGAGGAACATGTGCCGTCTGACAATTCCTGA